The DNA segment GTGTGTCATGACTGTGAGCATGTCACGGCTGTGAGGGTGTCACGGGTGTGAGGGTGTCAGGGCTGCGAGCATGTCATGGCTACGAGTGTGGCAGGGCTGCAAGTCTGTCATGGCTGTGAGCGTGTCATGGCTGTGAGTGTGTCATGGCTGTGAGCGTGTCACGGCTGCGAGTGTGTCATGGCTGCAAGCCTGTCACGGCTGCGAGTGTGTCATGACTGTGAGCATGTCACGGCTGTGAGGGTGTCACAGCTGCGAGCATGTCATTGCTGCAAGTGTGTCACGGCTGTGAGCGTGGCAGGGCTGCAAGTGTGTCACGGTTGTGAGCGTGGCAGGGCTGCGAGGGTGTCACAGCTGCGAGGGTGTCACGGCCGTGAGCGTGGCACAGTCGTGACCGTGTCACGGTGGTGGGCCCTGTGCCTGCTGGACGCCCCTCCCGgcccgcagcccctgccctgacCCCCAGCCTGCCGCGACCCCCTGGGCTCCCCCTTCACTTATTCCCAGCCTCCTTCGAGGAGAAAACCGGGCCCCTGGGGAAAACGCTggccgggacccccccacccGCTCCGCCGGCgcccggcgccccccgccccgcccggcccccgtagccgccccccgccccggaaGTGCTCCCCGTTGCCATAGCGCCGCTGCCGGGAAGGCAGAAGATGGCGGCCGTGGCGGTGGAGGAGCCGGAGCCGTGCGGTTCTTTCCGCCGTTACCTAGCGCGGCTGGGAGCTCTGAGGCCTCAGCCTGGTGCCGAGCGGCCCGACGGCGGCCGCCGGACCGAGCTCCACCTGCTTTTCGACCAGCTCATCTCGGAGAGCTGCGggccggcgccggcggccggGCCCAGCCCTCAGGTACcgggggaccggggccgggggaCGCCGGTGGTCGCGCCGCCCGCACTGGCGGGCACACACCCGCGGGGACGTGCACACTTGGGGCGGAGTGGGGGGGAGAGAAAGCGCTCACACGCGGGGGTGCACGTCACGGGAGGGTGCACGTCACGGGAGGGTGCACGTCACGCGTGTGCGCGCCCCGCCCTGGTGTGAGCGCACGCTTCGGCGAGGCTCTCGCCCACCTGCGTGGGTGCTGGTGCGGGGGGCACGCACGTGCGTGCCCCTCAAAGGTGGGTGCGCAGGCCCACGGGGGTGCGTGGGCTCACGTGAGGGCGGCCGCAGCCATCTCACCCCCTGCCTCCACGGAGCAGCCCACGCACCACCCCATGGTACCCCACGGCACCCCACGgtaccccacagcaccccacggGCCAGCTCACCGAAGGCCACGGGTTTTCCTGCACATCTTCCGCTCTCCTCCCCGCGACCGtgttctctctctcctgccctcGCCCACCCCCGGTTCCCTTCCCCACTTTTTTGGGCGACTCGCGAGCTCTGCTGCCATGTGCCGAAACCCTGCCGGGTTGGCACGCGTGGCCTGCGAGCACTGGTGGAGGTGGTGGGTGACGCCAGCGGGTGGGACTGTAGGCACGGGGACTTGGCAATTTGCACAGTCTACTGTTCAAACAATTGAAAATTTTAAGTCCTAAAGTGAGCCCTTGAAAGCTGAATGCTGTAGTTTTGCCATATTGATACTGCTTCATTGGGAACACACTGTACTTCATTATTGCGCTGTAAACAGTGCTGACTTACcaatttgtcttcattttatttccagAGTAGGCTTACTTTGCACTTTggaattaattgatttttttggacagtgctccttttttcctccttctgttccTTGACCTAacctcattttttccattttgccatTATTATTGGCTTTGATTTTGCTCCAGTGTTTAAGTGGTATTGTTTGagcagcactcctgcaatttgaATCTGTGTCAGCATATCCCTGCATCGGGATGAAGGCCTGTAGATAGCTGAGGGGAAGCTCACGAGTTGGAGTTTCATTAGTTTCGTTACATTATCAGTGTGCATTGTATTGATGTTACTGGTATCCACACAGAGATTTGGTTGTGTGATCAAAGTCTTAGCTGATGATGTGGTTTCCACCCTAGCTTTGTAGTCTTTAAATAATAAACTAAGGCTTTCTCTTCCAGGATGTTTGTGCTCTGCTTGCCCAGGCCTGTCAGCTGGTTCACCTTGATCAGGAACATCTTGTCAGCAAAGTTTGTCAGCTTATCCATCACTTGCTTAACAGGTTTCAGGTATGAAAAGTTTGGCCTTGTCCCTCCTTTTCCTGTGTGCTGGGTCCCTGGTCTCCAACTAAGCCGGGGAGGCCTTCTGTTTTTTTACGGGTCTATGGAGCCAACCTTCATGCAGAGTTTCTCAGATTTTCACTGTAGTGCTTATTTATTCTTAGCTGAGGTTCTGATCTGTGGCTCTAGCATGGTTCTTCATGTAAAAAAGGCTCTCGGTCAGAAGTGATATGCCATTGGAAATACTCTTGGTTATAGGACACCTGTGTTGATTTATCCATTTCTTAAGTGTCAGCTGATTCTGTGACGATGTGCAATTTTAACAGCCAGATCACCCGAGTCTGTAACCAATATATCTGCATATCTTGACTCCAGCAGTACATGATGATGTTTTCTTGACCACAGTCCTTTTCTGTTACAACAGGTGATGGTCGATGAACAGAACTtgaattttcttctctcctaCTGCATCTCTGCTCTTAAGCAGTGCAGCTCTTGGACACATGTTGAAATTCTGCAAGCCTTAGCAGCTCTTGTTTACAATAATGGACCTAAATGTCAGAAAGTGAGTTAACAAGCTGAGAGAAAGTaaccacaaaaatatttgtacccttttgctgtttctgctttttctccctcccccccccgccctaaagaaagaataaaaaggtgTCATATTCTCAAATTGCCTTACCTTTCATGCTAAGATTAGATCCCATTTAAATAGTGACTGATATTTATGGAAAAGTCGAGTTTCAGCTGTGATAGGTGTGTATACCAATAATCAAGAGATAACAGTGCTCTTCCCATGCCAAATACCTCTATacctgcaggctgcagctgtAGGAACTGGCTTGAGCCAAAGGTACACTATTAAAGAAGAGCACCAGACTTAGTCTGCAGACTAACCACCCTGGTATGCCTGTGTATCAGGCAGGAAGAACGCGGGGAGCTTCAAGTTGCACATTACTCAGCAGGCTCCATTGAGGATCCTGAAATTTATCCTGTAACCAGATCAGATCTTTAGTGTGCAGTGGGCTCAAAGCCATTTCAAAGTGGAGACTATCAGGTATCAATCCTGAGGTTTGTACGAAGCTCCTTGTTGCTGCAGCGTGACTGATAGTGTTTGATATGTTGAATTCTCCTGCTGTCACCAGCTCTTGGCAGCCTGCAGAGCAGTTTCTGCTGTCAGGCTGAAGCACGGAGTGGTGATGCTAGCAGTTTTGGAGCTGCCAGCTTGCGTGGGTTTGTAGCCTGTGTAACTGTAGCAGTTTGGTACAGCCCTTGTTACTAACCTAGCTTTGTATCTGGGAAGAAAGCACAAACTGGGACTCGGTCTGAACTATGCTCACGCTCGATGCTTCCTTAATACAAAATAAGAGACCTttggaaattaatattttcatgtgatttttttataaacataATCTTGTCTATGGAATCTGAAATTGcagctgacaattttttttttgtagcatagATATGTTTAGCTACCAAACAGAGGAAccaggaggctgagggaagagcACTGACCCCTAATGACTTTTGGTGGTTTATTTTAGTATCTCCCGGATTTGCTGGGCAAGACTGGGCTCTTGCTGCAGTTCAGTGATTCTGCTCAGCCAGACGTGGAACTCAGGAGGGCAGCAGTACGCAGCATGGCAAACCTGTGTCTCAGGTGTGTACAAGCCTCTTCAGCTGGTGGAGTGGATGCTTTAGAAGATGTACATCTGACAGCATGGACAGCTGGTCTGCTTTGTTTGTGCTAGGAACAGCAAATTCAGGACCAGTAAGGTGTATATGCATTAATTTGAAATGTCAAACTTTAGCGCTCCAAGATATTGTTTCATCTGTGGATAAAACTGTAAACTCTGTCTTCCAGAAATAATGTTACAGAGGTTAGtttagggaagaaaagaaaaagtgttgtGCTGTCTGGTCCCTGCAGTGATTCTTTGGGTTAATTTTGTATAAGAAATGGTCAGCTACAAGTTTTTATAGTGATTGTCAGTTATTCTTCTGCAATTCATGCATTTTTCCATTCCACATGTAAATATGCTGATGCCACAGCAACATCAAATCTTCATTAGCTGCTATGTGGGAAGAATTTTGACCCAGACTGTGGGCAAGCAAGCAATTAATAAAAGCAGTAGATATTTGGACTTGCTGCAGAGTTTTTTGGTTAATAGTTCCCCTGAACAGATGGCttgttttttgtaaaaaaaacaaacaaacaaaaaacccaaacacaaaagctTGGAATTTCAGCATTTATAGATTAAGTAGTTCTTCAGActtcatgtaaataaatacaacatCTGTCAGTTTGGCTCATGATTTTTCTATGTGGTGagttgggattgtttagcctgaagaagagaaggctcagtgaggatcttaccaatgtgtataaatacatgaTGGCAAGGAATGAGAAAGACAGAGCCAGATGGTTCTCAAACGTAGCAAAGATGAAGTGATACAGTTGCCCTCTCTTCATGCAGTGAGTCAAGTAGATATTAAAATGTTTCAGCATGTTAATGTTGCCCAGACTTCATGGAAACTAGGGAAATGGCAAAAGTCATTCTAGGCCATTTTCAATGCCAGGTTTTGCCTAAAAAGTATTTATAAGCATGATGGCTTATTAAGCTATGCTTGGAGAGTCATTGTAATTGAGAAGGTGGCCACAGAAGCAGAGTAGGTTTGTATGTATGTACTATGATTGTACTAGCTCTTTGTGCatgtttccttttgttctttataGCGGTAGAGCTGATCCCTTTCAAAGAGCCATCCATCTATCTGGAGCTGTGCTCTTCAGTCTAGCAGAGGGCTTGAATCCGAGTTTGTGTAACTTTATAAAGCTGTGGGACAAACTGTAATCCAACCATTTGTCTCCTGCTTTAATTCTAGTGTGCCTGGACAGCCATACTTAGATGAGTCCTACAGAAGTGTCTGTTTTCAAACTTTTCTAAGTGTTCTGCAGTCTTCAAAAACCTCTGATGTAGATGACATCACTCTTTGCATGGTAAGTGTGAGTCTAATTGTCTAGAATACTCTAATCAGGAAATTGTGCTGCTGGAATATTGGAATTTGCAATATATGAAATTTGGAATATTGTCAACTGAGATTTTGCTTAAAtagtctaattttatttttttttaataaacataagTAACTGTCCCAGTAATCGTGTTGAGCAATACTGTAATTGCCTAGAAGGTCACTTGAAAGATGCGAACCTTCGGGGTTTTGGGAAGGAGAAGCAAGTaattctgtgttttggttttcagttACTGCAAAATGCACTGAAAGGTATCCAGTCGCTTCTCAATGGTGGGAAGATGAAACTAATGCAAACTGACCAAATTGGATCTCTTCTTGCAGTATTAAAGGTAAATACTTAAATCCACCTTGAGAAAGAGGCAGACACTGGAAGGTGCATGTTCCAGATGCTTGTTAAGTGTGAGATGGTAGGAGAAGATGAGAAAGAGGGAGCAGAGAAGCCTGAGCGTGGGGGTAAATGTAGtgtgaaatataaagaaaaagacattGAGTTTCTCTCGCAGCATCTTAACTGCACTTCCCACAAAAGAATGTGAGAGAAAGATGGGAGGCTTGTTTTTTTGGACCTACTTAAAATCCTAGTTGTAGTTGAATTTCAGATGTTGCATAGCTGTTGCATAGCATGGGGAGAGGCAAGACCTGGGGGAAGGATTATAAGTGTAACTGAAAATTGATGAACACCTGAGTAAATATACAGTAAATCTTTGTGCatcaaaaagggaaagaatgcTAACGTTTCTGTTACTGTTCTAGAAATGTATGTTTCATGGACTGCCAGGATTGAGCATAGAAATGCCCACAGCCTTGTACCCGGCTCCATTACCTCAGTATGATAAAAAGTCACCCGTCAAACAGGAACAATCAGAACCAGCCACCTTTAAGCAGCCGGGGGTAAGTTGAAATTATACTGATTCTATCACATGCTCATTGTGCACATGTTTGTTGCCGTTGTATGTTACCTGACATGATATTAGTGGCTGACAGGCTCTTTTTGCTCTAAGCGTGTGATACATTTCACATTCTTTGCTTTAAAGGTATTGATTATAAATCTCTGCACTGAGTAAAATTGCTTTGTAAACTCAGATGACGAGAACAAATGGCTCTGCAGAGATTGGTTTTCCTGAGTTAAGCTGTGTGCATCAGTTATTCATCTATAGCCAAGAATTCTTGGCCTGCAGACATGGGATTGGTGCGTGCAGAGTAgccaaagctttttattttataagtTACGTTTTCTCTCCTAATGCTTGTGCAATTGTTTGACTCTTTCTTAGGGAAGTCAAGTTCATCTAGagactgatttttctcccccctcccccatctgTTCTGCTTAATCCTTCTACAGGTTATTTTTTAACCCTGTAAACATTATGGATTACCGATTATCTGAAAGACATTAGAGAGAATAAAGTTGTGTAGTCATGTTGACCTGTTTCTTTTTAGATGTTAAATAACCTAATGTAAATCTAAAGGAACTACAGAAGTATTTACTGTTCCTCTTCTTTAATCACTTTTGTGTGAAATATGATTTTTAAGTGGAAGTTTTCTTGGAAATCTTGTGCTTTACTGATGAAGAGGCCAAAGCTTAATTTTTGAAGCTATTCAGATATAAATTGCTTGCTTACGCTAAGGTATTACTACACTGATGTTACTGTTGCTACTAATGAGCAGAGTTTGCAAACTCAGATACTAAAGAAGTGATTGTTTCTGTATGTACAGTATTGCACATACATATAATTGCACTTACGTGCAGTACTGTTGCATCAGAAGATGCAAAATAGCTGTGATAACTCTTGGTTAAACTAAATCTCATCTTAAAACTCATTTAGAAACTTGTATAATTTGATGTTGATGTACTATACAAAGAGCATGATTTATTATATTGAACTCTGCTTTTATTGTGGATTAgcaattagttttattttcagatgagACCTTTTTCCCTTAGATTTACAACTGTAAAATGTTTGGACATCTTTCTAGATATTatttcaaaagattaaaaaaaaaataatcattttttgttttaaacagaaccGAAGAAAAAAGTCCAAAGGGAAACAGAAGAAGGGAGAgtttggggaagaaggaaaagaaggtttGGGTGATGCAGGAAATGAATCAGTCCTTGGAGCAGACATGCTGAAATTACACTTGGGAGATGTGCAGAACAGTCCTTGTTCAGATCCTCGTACTCGTGCATCAGATGTTGCACATGTGCCTGCTGGAAAGGATCACTTGTCTTCACATTATACTAGTTGGAAAAGAATCAGCAGCAGTGAGTCCGAATATTCTGATGCTGAAGGTGGAATACAGAGCAAAATGAGGTGATTGTTGTTCACGTAAACATAAAACAAGGTAGCAGAGTGTACTGTTCATAAGAATTTAAGCTTGTGTATCATGTTAAAGCATACCTTTTGTTCCTGTAGATCGGGCACAAATTTCACATGTGTGCAGACTCTTACGCTTCCACAGGATCCTAACGCTTTGTTCTTAATCAAAACTGTTGAGGAAATCACTTTCCCTTTTGATTTATGTGGTGATACAAGAAAATTGGAAGGCAGTAACTCGTATTGGTTTGAAAGTaaatttgttctttctcttcctgttcttAGTCTAAAAAATTTCGTGTCGCAGCTAGCTACTAATATAAGTGAAAAAGGTTAAGTTCATTACTTTTCACTGCTGCCATTTCattaatctttttgtttgtttttaagatctTATCAAGCCAATGTTCGTCAAGGGGCTCTAGCCTGTTTCCTTTCTGCtataaaatcaatagaaaaaagaGTTCTTTATGGCTACTGGTCAGCATTTGTTCCTGATGCACCTGGTATTGGCAGCCCTCAGTCAGTGTCCTTGATGACTATTGCTTTAAAGGACCCCTCTCCAAAGGTGAGGCAGTTCTGAGTAGAAAAAGCATTGTATTTTTCCCATAGTAATCTTAAGCATAGTAATCTTCAGTAAGTACTTTGGCTACTGTGTCTGTGTTGCTTGGTCACTGTACCGCCAGAAATAAAAGAGGATATATTGGTTAAGGAAACAAAGAGTTGGTTGTATACTGCTTAAAGTTATGAGAAAAGATAGTTGGAGTTGAATTTTCTCTTGCTGGAGAAAGAGActttcataaatttttaaaattcgcCATCAGCTCGAAGGAGGTGTTAAAAGTGggtaacagaaatgttttatcaTTTCAGACCCGTGCCTGTGCTCTTCAAGTTCTCTCAGCCATCCTGGAAGGTTctaagcagtttctttctgttgctgAAGACGCTAATGATCACAAGAGAGCTTTTACTCCTTTCTCTGTAACTATTGCTTCTAGCATCCGGGAGCTGCACCGCTGCCTGCTGCTAGCCCTGGTGGCAGAATCCTCTTCTCAAACACTGACACAAATAGTCAAGGTAACTGTACTATAAATGTTTCAAATGCTGCCCAAGAGATGATAATTGGTCTCTAGATTAAGTCTTAAAGATTGCACAGAAATTATTGTAGCTGTTGAGGACAAAGGTGGTGATGGGAAATAGACTGTTGTCATCTCACAAGGCTTCATTGACTTGAGTCTTCCTACAGAGTCCTAGGGCTTCTTTTCTCTTCAGCAAAATTCTCTTGTTCCTGTATTTCTTTCATGTAGTCTTTTTGGAGCTGAATGAACCTATGAAATGATTCTGAAGACTCACATTGGCTTTAAAACTGGAATCCAAATTGGCAAAAAAAGCTTTCCATGGGCAATTGAAATTCCTTGGTCTTTATGCCAGGTCACAGTAGTTAAATACTTGTTCTTAGGAGCCAAGTTTTGGAGCAGATAATTGGGCATTTGTTTTCACGTGCCCTCCGATAATGAGCTGTCTAAATGACCTAAATtgcaaatgtaaaaacaaatctTTTGGAGGCCAGGCTGACATTTTAACCACCACTCCATGTATGTTTTTTTATGTGTTTCAGTGCCTTGCAAATTTGGTTTCAAATGTACCTTACAGCCGTTTAAAACCTGGGTTGCTGACAAGAGTTTGGAACCAGATAAAGCCATACATTTGTCATAAAGGTTTGCATTCTGTTTGGCTGGAGCCTCTTTGTATGAGTTACATCATAATTCAGCATCGGTTATTACAAGATAGTTGTGGAttcgccccccccctccccacccctgtgCTTCATGAATACATAAACATATGTATTGCAGTCGAATTATATGTTATGATCTGTCTTCTTTGAAAACTGCTGAAGAAGCACGCTGATGTGTCAGTGAGGTGCTAACGGATTGGCTTTGTCTTCCCCCACCCTGTTCTTTCTTGCAGATGTTAATGTTCGAGTTTCTAGTCTCACATTATTAGGGGCTATAGTATCTGTCCAAGCACCTTTACCAGAGGTGCAGTTACTTTTGCAACAGCCCAGTTCTTCAGGGCTAAATAATAGTGGTAGCGCAACCCCTCACCGTTTTAGTTCTTCTGAGCAGTGGAGAAAAGCACTCCCCTCAGAAGGGGAGCCTCCAGATAATCCAGCAGGATGTACGTCTTCTGAACCATGCTGGCTTCTCCGTCTCTGTGTTTCCATCATCGTTCTGCCCAGAGAGGATTCCTATTCTGACAGCGATGCTAACTTTCCATCCTTTTCCAGCGTTTACGAACCATGTCCCCTTCGACTAGAATCCTTACAGGTGGGGATGAACAGCTAGCTTGTAAAATGAACAGCTTGGTACAATATCAAATAGCCTCATGTCAGCCAAGCCTCAGTCATGGGCTGCCTTTGCTCCTAGCTCTTTCAGTGAGATTTAGGCCAACGCATTTTCTACTGCAGGATGTCTGAGGTGCTGTGACTGAAAGAGCAGTAACATTTGATTCCGCACCTGTGGCCACAACATAACTGTCCCATAGTAAACCTGTTGCAGCCAGGTCATCTGCCTGTGATTTTTGTTACCTTCGTTATTTTTAAGTATTACTTGGTTGTGTGTACTGGCATCTGGTGAAGGCTGTGAGTCTTCCCCATGCAAACTCCTCCGTACAGAATTTAAAGTTTTGCTAGAAAACTGTGGGGAAGAACCTTGCAGTCAAAGAACAGTCTGCAAGGAGCTATAGAGTGATGCTGGTGTAACTAAAGGAGTACCTGTGAATGTTGAGAATTGgccttgtttttcttcatgtcaCCACAGAAAATAGTAAGATTTTGTAATGTGCATCCGAAGGACTCTCACTTTTTCTCTGGAACAATGAATATTTGTTAAATCCAGCTTCACAGAATGCAGCAGCAGTATTACAGGAGATACAGAATGTGTTGCTCTTATAGGCACTCTCACTT comes from the Accipiter gentilis chromosome 6, bAccGen1.1, whole genome shotgun sequence genome and includes:
- the HEATR6 gene encoding HEAT repeat-containing protein 6 isoform X1 encodes the protein MAAVAVEEPEPCGSFRRYLARLGALRPQPGAERPDGGRRTELHLLFDQLISESCGPAPAAGPSPQDVCALLAQACQLVHLDQEHLVSKVCQLIHHLLNRFQVMVDEQNLNFLLSYCISALKQCSSWTHVEILQALAALVYNNGPKCQKYLPDLLGKTGLLLQFSDSAQPDVELRRAAVRSMANLCLSVPGQPYLDESYRSVCFQTFLSVLQSSKTSDVDDITLCMLLQNALKGIQSLLNGGKMKLMQTDQIGSLLAVLKKCMFHGLPGLSIEMPTALYPAPLPQYDKKSPVKQEQSEPATFKQPGNRRKKSKGKQKKGEFGEEGKEGLGDAGNESVLGADMLKLHLGDVQNSPCSDPRTRASDVAHVPAGKDHLSSHYTSWKRISSSESEYSDAEGGIQSKMRSYQANVRQGALACFLSAIKSIEKRVLYGYWSAFVPDAPGIGSPQSVSLMTIALKDPSPKTRACALQVLSAILEGSKQFLSVAEDANDHKRAFTPFSVTIASSIRELHRCLLLALVAESSSQTLTQIVKCLANLVSNVPYSRLKPGLLTRVWNQIKPYICHKDVNVRVSSLTLLGAIVSVQAPLPEVQLLLQQPSSSGLNNSGSATPHRFSSSEQWRKALPSEGEPPDNPAGCTSSEPCWLLRLCVSIIVLPREDSYSDSDANFPSFSSVYEPCPLRLESLQVLALLVKGYFPMAQSYFLELGEVACRCMEEMDPSIQLHGAKLLEELGTGVLQQYKPDSAVAPDQRVPVSVVVTFWTMMLNGPLPGTLQNSPHATLQTSACDALSSILPEAFSSLQNDQQILCVTLLLGLNHSENPLVKAAAARALGVYILFSCLRQDVMFVADTANAILNSLHDKSPNVRAKAAWSLGNLTDTLIINMETMGQSFQEEFSDLLLLKMLRSATEASKDRDKVKSNAVRALGNVLHFLQPYHIANPRFREAIEESLQALISTVQSEATMKVRWNACYALGNVFKNPALPLGEAPWTTQAYSALSSVVKSCKNFKVRIKSAMALSIPSKRECYGSTEQFCQIWSALVIALQKSEDTEDFLEFKYSASLRTQICQALLHLLSLARSTDLPVIWETITENGDAIKSYVLQYLKSGVEENEAGMHTDLYERERVLKGAIEHLGGIEKQLEGKARVRVSAYLEDVLTNHANATELTEA
- the HEATR6 gene encoding HEAT repeat-containing protein 6 isoform X2 — protein: MAAVAVEEPEPCGSFRRYLARLGALRPQPGAERPDGGRRTELHLLFDQLISESCGPAPAAGPSPQDVCALLAQACQLVHLDQEHLVSKVCQLIHHLLNRFQVMVDEQNLNFLLSYCISALKQCSSWTHVEILQALAALVYNNGPKCQKYLPDLLGKTGLLLQFSDSAQPDVELRRAAVRSMANLCLSVPGQPYLDESYRSVCFQTFLSVLQSSKTSDVDDITLCMLLQNALKGIQSLLNGGKMKLMQTDQIGSLLAVLKKCMFHGLPGLSIEMPTALYPAPLPQYDKKSPVKQEQSEPATFKQPGNRRKKSKGKQKKGEFGEEGKEGLGDAGNESVLGADMLKLHLGDVQNSPCSDPRTRASDVAHVPAGKDHLSSHYTSWKRISSSESEYSDAEGGIQSKMRSYQANVRQGALACFLSAIKSIEKRVLYGYWSAFVPDAPGIGSPQSVSLMTIALKDPSPKTRACALQVLSAILEGSKQFLSVAEDANDHKRAFTPFSVTIASSIRELHRCLLLALVAESSSQTLTQIVKCLANLVSNVPYSRLKPGLLTRVWNQIKPYICHKDVNVRVSSLTLLGAIVSVQAPLPEVQLLLQQPSSSGLNNSGSATPHRFSSSEQWRKALPSEGEPPDNPAGCTSSEPCWLLRLCVSIIVLPREDSYSDSDANFPSFSSVYEPCPLRLESLQVLALLVKGYFPMAQSYFLELGEVACRCMEEMDPSIQLHGAKLLEELGTGVLQQYKPDSAVAPDQRVPVSVVVTFWTMMLNGPLPGTLQNSPHATLQTSACDALSSILPEAFSSLQNDQQILCVTLLLGLNHSENPLVKAAAARALGVYILFSCLRQDVMFVADTANAILNSLHDKSPNVRAKAAWSLGNLTDTLIINMETMGQSFQEEFSDLLLLKMLRSATEASKDRDKVKSNAVRALGNVLHFLQPYHIANPRFREAIEESLQALISTVQSEATMKVRWNACYALGNVFKNPALPLGEAPWTTQAYSALSSVVKSCKNFKVRIKSAMALSIPSKRECYGSTEQFCQIWSALVIALQKSEDTEDFLEFKYSASLRTQICQALLHLLSLARSTDLPVIWETITENGDAIKSYVLQYLKSGVEENEAGMHTDLYERERVLKGAIEHLGGIEKQLEGKARVDGTVLCEPENPKRDL